The Pyxidicoccus xibeiensis genome includes a window with the following:
- the murA gene encoding UDP-N-acetylglucosamine 1-carboxyvinyltransferase translates to MDKIVMKGGPELHGEVRASGAKNAALPILASALLADGTSTYRNVPDLADVVTMLKVLRTMGCDAERLTGRQKDVCAVGVNGHIHPEAPYELVKTMRASVLVLGPLVARFGRARVSMPGGCAIGARPIDQHLKGLKALGADIHLTEGYVEARAKQLKGGTVNFDVITVTGTENVLMAAVLARGRTVMENCAREPEIEELARVLNKMGARIEGAGTSVITVEGVEGLKPVDHAILPDRIEAGTLLVAAAISGGNVLVKHAVPEHLEAVVDKLREAGCTITAEGGGLRCKAPRTLNAVNITTTEHPGFPTDMQAQLMALMSVSQGTSVISENIFENRFMHVPELHRLGADITIQGHTAVVKGVKGLSGAPVMATDLRASASLILAGLRAEGRTDVSRVYHLDRGYERLERKLRSLGADIRRVKAKA, encoded by the coding sequence ATGGACAAGATCGTGATGAAGGGTGGCCCGGAGCTGCACGGTGAGGTGCGGGCCTCGGGCGCGAAGAACGCGGCGCTGCCCATCCTGGCCTCCGCGCTGCTGGCGGATGGCACCTCCACCTACCGGAACGTGCCGGACCTGGCGGACGTCGTCACCATGCTCAAGGTGCTGCGCACCATGGGCTGCGACGCGGAGCGGCTCACCGGGCGCCAGAAGGACGTGTGCGCGGTGGGTGTCAACGGCCACATCCACCCGGAGGCGCCCTACGAGCTGGTGAAGACGATGCGCGCCAGCGTGCTGGTGCTGGGGCCCCTGGTGGCCCGCTTCGGCCGCGCCCGCGTGTCCATGCCGGGCGGCTGCGCCATCGGCGCCAGGCCCATCGACCAGCACCTCAAGGGGCTCAAGGCCCTGGGCGCGGACATCCACCTGACGGAGGGCTACGTGGAAGCCCGCGCCAAGCAGCTCAAGGGCGGCACCGTCAACTTCGACGTCATCACCGTCACCGGCACGGAGAACGTGCTGATGGCGGCGGTGCTGGCCAGGGGCCGCACCGTCATGGAGAACTGCGCCCGCGAGCCCGAAATCGAGGAGCTGGCCAGGGTCCTCAACAAGATGGGGGCGCGCATCGAGGGCGCCGGCACGTCCGTCATCACCGTCGAGGGCGTGGAGGGGCTCAAGCCCGTGGACCACGCCATCCTCCCGGACCGCATCGAGGCGGGCACCCTCCTCGTCGCGGCGGCCATCTCCGGCGGCAACGTGCTGGTGAAGCACGCCGTCCCCGAGCACCTCGAGGCCGTGGTGGACAAGCTGCGCGAGGCCGGCTGCACCATTACCGCCGAGGGCGGGGGCCTTCGCTGCAAGGCCCCCCGGACGCTCAACGCGGTGAACATCACCACCACCGAGCACCCGGGCTTCCCCACCGACATGCAGGCCCAGCTCATGGCCCTCATGTCCGTCAGCCAGGGAACGTCCGTCATCAGCGAAAACATCTTCGAGAACCGCTTCATGCACGTGCCGGAGCTGCACCGGCTGGGGGCGGACATCACCATCCAGGGGCACACGGCGGTGGTGAAGGGGGTGAAGGGGCTGAGCGGGGCACCCGTCATGGCCACGGACCTGCGGGCGAGCGCCTCGCTCATCCTGGCGGGCCTGCGCGCCGAGGGGCGCACGGACGTCAGCCGCGTGTACCACCTGGACCGGGGCTATGAGCGCCTGGAGCGCAAGCTGAGGAGCCTGGGTGCCGACATCCGGCGGGTGAAGGCGAAGGCCTGA
- a CDS encoding tetratricopeptide repeat protein, whose translation MAREKDNIALSDEHNTRGIELADRGWLDEAIKEFKKAIDLDPSSAHAHDNLATVYAEKKLFREALTEYLTALKLEPESATAHYNLACFLSTHAGEMAVEEYKEAIELDPEYPDAHLNLGLTYADQGRVEEAMRELQTAIELDPQDAFPRHELAALMMDEGDYRSAITQLKEVVRLEPDNFEAQLDLGICYAQKGFYAEAERAYERARALNPEDLLLNYNLSALFALWGRPKDAVQYLQKSLAADRPKVLGWLSTDPMFDALKGDPDFEALF comes from the coding sequence ATGGCCCGGGAAAAGGACAACATCGCGCTCTCCGACGAGCACAACACTCGCGGAATCGAGCTGGCGGACCGGGGGTGGCTCGACGAGGCCATCAAGGAGTTCAAGAAGGCCATCGACCTGGACCCGAGCTCCGCCCACGCTCACGACAACCTGGCCACCGTCTACGCGGAGAAGAAGCTCTTCCGCGAGGCGCTGACGGAGTACCTCACCGCCCTGAAGCTGGAGCCGGAGAGCGCCACGGCGCACTACAACCTGGCCTGCTTCCTCTCCACGCACGCCGGGGAGATGGCGGTGGAGGAGTACAAGGAGGCCATCGAGCTGGACCCGGAGTATCCGGACGCGCACCTCAACCTCGGCCTCACCTACGCGGACCAGGGCCGGGTGGAGGAGGCGATGCGCGAGCTGCAGACGGCCATCGAGCTGGACCCGCAGGACGCCTTCCCGCGCCACGAGCTGGCCGCGCTGATGATGGACGAGGGCGACTACCGCTCCGCCATCACCCAGCTGAAGGAAGTGGTGCGCCTGGAGCCGGACAACTTCGAGGCGCAGCTGGATTTGGGCATCTGCTACGCGCAGAAGGGCTTCTACGCGGAGGCCGAGCGCGCGTACGAGCGGGCCCGGGCGCTCAACCCCGAGGACCTGCTGCTCAACTACAACCTGTCGGCGCTGTTCGCGCTGTGGGGCCGGCCCAAGGACGCCGTGCAGTACCTCCAGAAGTCGCTGGCGGCGGACCGGCCGAAGGTCCTCGGGTGGCTGTCCACGGACCCGATGTTCGACGCCCTCAAGGGCGACCCCGACTTCGAAGCGCTCTTCTGA
- a CDS encoding CapA family protein: MRHAALLLLLLSACHPRPVPPEPPSGPARGPEGAPPPASSSDAGVPGPGDDGGLAALPGPAASPPDAGPPARPITLVVGGDVTLGHNHQTYFDDQLKKGRTREELLAYGFKEVKALGDAADLFVVNLECPFTEGGEKLPKNFNFRARPELVGSLVAGGVDVVSLANNHLMDWGAQGLLDTLVTLEAARIPYFGAGRNLAEARRPAILTVGGVRVALLGYFFLGERNIEPPQVYATETTPGVAGHFSDVDVMERMLREDILAAKQQADVVLPFFHWGREGTYTPEPYQVRLAHAAIDAGASGVLGSHPHVLQAMELYQGAPVIYSLGNFVFGGNWNPRDKRSALWKGRFGPGGYLSSEVLPLRSDRFPELPFQPVPVTGAEAEDVMRLLADSSKGMERMLPELEPWARPPPSPEARGRE, encoded by the coding sequence ATGCGCCACGCCGCCCTCCTGCTGCTCCTGTTGTCCGCCTGTCACCCGCGCCCCGTCCCGCCAGAGCCCCCCTCAGGGCCTGCTCGGGGCCCGGAGGGCGCTCCCCCGCCCGCCAGCTCCAGCGACGCGGGCGTGCCCGGCCCGGGCGACGACGGGGGCCTGGCCGCCCTCCCTGGCCCGGCCGCCAGCCCCCCGGACGCCGGGCCGCCCGCCCGCCCCATCACCCTCGTGGTGGGCGGGGACGTGACGCTGGGCCACAACCACCAGACGTACTTCGACGACCAGCTCAAGAAGGGGCGCACCCGCGAGGAGCTGCTGGCCTACGGCTTCAAGGAGGTGAAGGCCCTGGGCGACGCGGCGGACCTCTTCGTCGTCAACCTGGAGTGCCCCTTCACCGAGGGGGGCGAGAAGCTGCCCAAGAACTTCAACTTCCGCGCGCGGCCGGAGCTGGTGGGCTCGCTGGTGGCCGGGGGCGTGGACGTGGTGAGCCTGGCCAACAACCACCTGATGGACTGGGGCGCCCAGGGCCTGCTGGACACGCTGGTGACGCTGGAGGCCGCGCGCATCCCCTACTTCGGCGCCGGGCGGAACCTGGCCGAGGCCCGAAGGCCCGCCATCCTCACCGTGGGCGGCGTGCGCGTGGCCCTGCTGGGCTACTTCTTCCTCGGCGAGCGCAACATCGAGCCGCCCCAGGTCTACGCCACCGAGACGACGCCGGGCGTCGCCGGCCACTTCTCCGACGTGGACGTCATGGAGCGGATGCTGCGCGAGGACATCCTCGCCGCGAAGCAGCAGGCGGACGTCGTCCTCCCCTTCTTCCACTGGGGCCGCGAGGGCACCTACACGCCGGAGCCGTACCAGGTGCGGCTGGCCCACGCGGCGATTGACGCCGGGGCCAGTGGCGTGCTGGGCAGCCACCCCCACGTGCTCCAGGCCATGGAGCTGTACCAGGGCGCGCCCGTCATCTACTCGCTGGGGAACTTCGTCTTCGGGGGGAACTGGAACCCGCGCGACAAGCGCAGCGCGCTGTGGAAGGGCCGCTTCGGGCCCGGGGGCTACCTGTCCAGTGAGGTGCTGCCCCTGCGTTCCGACCGCTTCCCGGAGCTGCCCTTCCAGCCGGTGCCCGTGACGGGTGCCGAGGCGGAGGACGTCATGCGACTGCTGGCCGACTCGTCGAAGGGCATGGAGCGGATGCTGCCCGAGCTGGAGCCGTGGGCCCGACCGCCCCCCTCCCCCGAAGCCCGAGGGAGGGAGTAG
- the prmC gene encoding peptide chain release factor N(5)-glutamine methyltransferase gives MSSEPWTIRKVLTWTTQHFEKRDVDAPRLTAEVLLSHVLKMGRVRLYVDLDRPLSKDELGTFRALIERRLNGEPTQYLTGVREFYNRPFKVDARVLIPRPETELLVEAVLRMLPRDAPSRALDVCTGSGCIAISLAAERPQATVLATDLSPDACALARENAEALKVSDRVTVLQGDLFSPLPPDAPRFRVVVSNPPYIDTAEIPTLSAEVRREPKLALDGGPDGLVAIRRVVTGARRWLEPGGLLAMEIGETQGPAVLELLRAAGYADARVEKDLERRERMAFGTQPAADGPQG, from the coding sequence ATGAGCAGCGAGCCCTGGACCATCCGGAAGGTCCTCACCTGGACGACGCAGCACTTCGAGAAGCGGGACGTGGACGCGCCCCGGCTCACCGCCGAGGTGCTCCTGTCCCACGTCCTGAAGATGGGCCGCGTCCGGCTCTACGTGGACCTGGACCGCCCCCTCTCCAAGGACGAGCTGGGCACCTTCCGCGCGCTGATTGAGCGGCGCCTGAACGGTGAGCCCACGCAGTACCTCACCGGCGTGCGCGAGTTCTACAACCGCCCCTTCAAGGTGGACGCGCGGGTGCTGATTCCGCGGCCGGAGACGGAGCTGCTCGTGGAGGCGGTGCTGCGCATGCTGCCCAGGGACGCGCCGTCACGGGCCCTGGACGTGTGCACCGGCTCGGGATGCATCGCCATCAGCCTGGCCGCCGAGCGCCCCCAGGCCACCGTGCTGGCCACGGACCTGTCCCCGGACGCGTGCGCGCTGGCGCGGGAGAACGCCGAGGCGCTCAAGGTCAGCGACAGGGTGACGGTGCTGCAGGGGGACCTCTTCTCCCCGCTGCCGCCGGACGCGCCGCGCTTCCGGGTGGTGGTCTCCAACCCGCCCTACATCGACACCGCGGAGATTCCCACCCTGTCCGCCGAGGTGCGCCGCGAGCCGAAGCTGGCGCTGGACGGCGGGCCGGACGGGCTGGTGGCCATCCGCCGGGTAGTCACGGGTGCGCGGCGCTGGCTGGAGCCTGGCGGGCTCCTTGCAATGGAGATTGGGGAGACACAGGGGCCGGCCGTCCTGGAGCTCCTGCGGGCCGCGGGGTACGCGGACGCGCGAGTGGAGAAGGACCTGGAGCGGCGGGAACGCATGGCTTTTGGGACACAGCCCGCGGCTGACGGGCCACAGGGCTGA
- a CDS encoding hemolysin family protein yields the protein MGTEWIFLGLALVLVLANGFFVATEFAIVKVRATRLQGLVDEGAPGAAQAMKMVEKLDAYLSATQFGITLASLGLGWVGEPAFARLLEPVLAGFVPEGSSATLAHTVSVVIAFSIITFLHIVIGELAPKSLAIQRAEATTLAVALPMRLFYFLFYPAIVLLNGLAAWVLRVFGLHSIGESHEAHTEDELLVILHSSAQAGAITTARAELLERALEMAQKTARQVMVPRNQVKFLDVEEPLEKCVADARAAGHTWLPVCRGNLDEVEGLVNAKDLFFLLSRGELRSLSQVQRPVLFIPENATLEQLLAEFRRRRRQTALVVDEHGGTSGLVTIADVVAEVVGDVAELGRRMDEVRALPGGRFELPGTSQLDDLEARLDVNFDLDEDEQGEVTTIAGYLMARLGRVPEKGDTLKLDMWRIVVEEVDGPRVVRVVVEPQTRAAPAPRPSSDSGAASSETTLAASAETPSGASHGDTPLVSSKEDA from the coding sequence ATGGGAACCGAATGGATCTTCCTCGGGCTGGCGCTGGTGCTGGTGCTGGCCAACGGCTTCTTCGTGGCGACGGAGTTCGCCATCGTGAAGGTCCGCGCCACGCGGCTGCAGGGTCTGGTGGACGAGGGCGCGCCGGGCGCGGCCCAGGCCATGAAGATGGTGGAGAAGCTGGACGCGTACCTCTCCGCCACGCAGTTCGGCATCACCCTGGCGTCGCTGGGGCTCGGCTGGGTCGGTGAGCCGGCCTTCGCGCGGCTGCTGGAGCCGGTGCTGGCGGGCTTCGTTCCGGAGGGCTCCAGCGCCACCCTGGCGCACACCGTGTCGGTGGTCATCGCCTTCAGCATCATCACCTTCCTGCACATCGTCATCGGAGAGCTGGCGCCCAAGAGCCTGGCCATCCAGCGCGCGGAGGCCACGACGCTCGCCGTCGCGCTGCCGATGCGGCTGTTCTACTTCCTCTTCTATCCGGCCATCGTCCTGCTCAACGGGCTGGCGGCCTGGGTGCTGCGCGTCTTCGGCCTGCACTCGATAGGGGAGTCGCACGAGGCCCACACCGAGGACGAGCTGCTCGTCATCCTGCACAGCTCGGCGCAGGCGGGGGCGATTACGACGGCGCGCGCGGAGCTGCTGGAGCGGGCGCTGGAGATGGCACAGAAGACGGCGCGGCAGGTGATGGTGCCGCGCAACCAGGTGAAGTTCCTGGACGTGGAGGAGCCGCTGGAGAAGTGCGTGGCGGACGCGCGCGCGGCCGGGCACACGTGGCTGCCGGTGTGCCGGGGCAACCTCGACGAAGTCGAGGGCCTGGTGAACGCGAAGGACCTCTTCTTCCTGCTGTCGCGCGGGGAGCTGCGCAGCCTGTCCCAGGTGCAGCGGCCGGTGCTCTTCATCCCGGAGAACGCCACGCTGGAGCAGCTCCTGGCGGAGTTCCGCCGCCGCCGCCGGCAGACGGCGCTGGTGGTGGACGAGCACGGCGGCACGTCCGGGCTCGTCACCATCGCCGACGTGGTGGCCGAGGTGGTGGGCGACGTGGCGGAGCTGGGTCGGCGCATGGATGAAGTGCGCGCGCTGCCGGGCGGCCGCTTCGAGCTGCCGGGGACGTCGCAGCTCGACGACCTCGAGGCACGGCTGGACGTCAACTTCGACCTGGACGAGGACGAGCAGGGCGAGGTGACGACCATCGCCGGCTACCTGATGGCCCGGCTGGGCCGCGTGCCCGAGAAGGGCGACACGCTCAAGCTCGACATGTGGCGCATCGTGGTGGAGGAGGTGGACGGGCCCCGCGTGGTGCGCGTGGTGGTGGAGCCCCAGACGCGCGCCGCGCCCGCGCCGCGTCCGTCCTCGGACTCCGGGGCGGCGTCCTCCGAGACGACCTTGGCGGCGTCTGCCGAGACGCCCTCGGGGGCGTCCCATGGTGACACTCCGCTGGTATCCTCGAAGGAAGATGCATGA
- a CDS encoding discoidin domain-containing protein, producing MRSPLLLLPLLATSALAASTVLPGYIRADDWLERESQPERYVPLHLLDGRDTTAWCATGEKPAPITLGFKDAVTVDEVRVYTGDGSDRAAFKAHARARKLTLASVDASRSLTVEDKRGLQAVRLSQPLSGARFILEVVDRFPGASDDAPVCVTDLVFYSGGKALNGTWLAPKLKYDARQAPLLGTWFGGLEGAPEGFLSFYMDGTWRYTREPLEGGGPTSVTGTYTLSGTRLSLDVPKRGRVTAKLSGGSREGTRSPDASLVLEGAVVDEWGREFRGQP from the coding sequence ATGCGAAGCCCCCTCCTTCTCCTCCCCCTGCTCGCCACCTCCGCCCTCGCGGCCTCCACCGTCCTGCCCGGCTACATCCGCGCCGACGACTGGCTGGAGCGCGAGAGCCAGCCGGAGCGCTACGTGCCGCTCCACCTGCTCGACGGCCGCGACACCACCGCCTGGTGCGCCACCGGCGAGAAACCCGCCCCCATCACCCTCGGCTTCAAGGACGCCGTCACCGTGGACGAGGTGCGCGTCTACACGGGCGACGGCTCGGACCGCGCCGCATTCAAGGCCCACGCCCGCGCGCGCAAGCTCACCCTCGCCAGCGTGGACGCCTCCCGCAGCCTCACCGTGGAGGACAAGCGCGGCCTCCAGGCGGTGCGCCTCAGCCAGCCCCTGTCGGGCGCCCGCTTCATCCTGGAAGTCGTGGACCGCTTCCCCGGCGCCAGCGACGACGCGCCCGTGTGCGTCACCGACCTCGTCTTCTACTCCGGGGGCAAGGCCCTCAACGGCACCTGGCTGGCCCCGAAGCTGAAGTACGACGCGCGGCAGGCCCCGCTGCTGGGCACCTGGTTCGGGGGCCTGGAGGGCGCGCCGGAGGGCTTCCTGTCCTTCTACATGGACGGCACCTGGCGCTACACGCGCGAGCCCCTGGAGGGCGGTGGGCCCACCTCCGTCACCGGGACGTACACGCTGTCCGGAACCCGACTGTCCCTGGACGTGCCGAAGCGCGGCCGGGTGACGGCGAAGCTCAGCGGTGGAAGCCGGGAAGGCACACGCTCACCGGACGCGTCCCTCGTGCTGGAGGGGGCCGTGGTGGACGAGTGGGGCCGCGAGTTCCGCGGCCAGCCCTGA
- the prfA gene encoding peptide chain release factor 1 translates to MIDKLEDVERRFERLTADLSNPDVLADSARLQKVSKERAGLEKLVDTFRNYRKVLADLNEVEAWLGSSDADEKAYAREALPGLKEQREELESKLKLLLLPKDPNDEKNVILEIRAGAGGDEAALFAEEVMQMYLRYADQRGWKSDILDMSAGNAGGIKDATVTLSGDAVFSSLKYESGVHRVQRVPATETQGRIHTSTITVAVMPEAEEVDVKINEADIDRQAMRSTGAGGQSVNTTDSAVRLTHRPTGIVVKCQQEKSQLKNYNMALRMLRAKIYEMEQERQRAERDSTRRSQVGTGDRSEKIRTYNFPQDRLTDHRIGLTVHNLPGIMAGGIEDIITACRTYYQAEALKAQTGGPRPASSNA, encoded by the coding sequence ATGATTGACAAACTCGAAGACGTCGAGCGCCGGTTCGAACGCCTCACCGCCGACCTGTCGAACCCCGACGTGCTCGCCGACTCGGCGAGACTCCAGAAGGTCTCCAAGGAGCGCGCGGGGCTCGAGAAGCTCGTGGACACCTTCCGCAACTACAGGAAGGTCCTGGCCGACCTCAACGAGGTCGAAGCTTGGCTGGGCAGCTCGGACGCGGACGAGAAGGCCTACGCCCGCGAGGCCCTGCCCGGGCTGAAGGAGCAGCGCGAGGAGCTGGAGAGCAAGCTCAAGCTGCTGCTGCTGCCCAAGGACCCCAATGACGAGAAGAACGTCATCCTCGAGATTCGCGCCGGCGCGGGCGGCGACGAGGCGGCCCTGTTCGCCGAGGAGGTCATGCAGATGTACCTCCGGTACGCGGATCAGCGGGGCTGGAAGTCCGACATCCTCGACATGAGCGCGGGCAACGCGGGCGGCATCAAGGACGCCACCGTGACGCTGTCCGGCGACGCCGTCTTCAGCAGCCTGAAGTACGAGTCCGGCGTGCACCGCGTGCAGCGCGTGCCGGCCACCGAGACGCAGGGCCGCATCCACACCTCGACGATTACGGTGGCCGTCATGCCGGAAGCCGAAGAGGTGGACGTGAAGATCAACGAGGCGGACATCGACCGGCAGGCCATGCGCTCCACCGGCGCTGGCGGCCAGAGCGTCAACACGACGGACTCCGCGGTGCGCCTCACCCACCGGCCCACGGGCATCGTCGTGAAGTGCCAGCAGGAGAAGAGCCAGCTGAAGAACTACAACATGGCGCTGCGCATGCTCCGCGCGAAGATCTACGAGATGGAGCAGGAGCGCCAGCGCGCCGAGCGCGACTCCACGCGCCGCTCGCAGGTGGGCACCGGCGACCGCAGCGAGAAGATCCGCACCTACAACTTCCCGCAGGACCGGCTGACGGACCACCGCATCGGCCTGACGGTGCACAACCTGCCGGGCATCATGGCGGGTGGTATCGAGGACATCATCACCGCCTGCCGGACCTACTACCAGGCCGAGGCGCTCAAGGCGCAGACCGGCGGCCCGCGGCCCGCCTCTTCCAACGCATGA
- a CDS encoding zf-TFIIB domain-containing protein has translation MDCPSCNVEMSDLEGDDLTLRKCGDCGGLWIDVADLNRVLLHNNLPGLESQGGKVDAQALTGQCPECQVDLVRVDGGDRQHPLHYDTCESCGGIFLESEFQDATDVKVAVQEIIAFFRHFSAKKKLAAL, from the coding sequence ATGGATTGCCCCAGCTGCAACGTCGAGATGTCTGATCTCGAGGGGGATGATTTGACGTTGCGAAAGTGTGGAGACTGCGGCGGGCTCTGGATCGACGTCGCGGACCTCAACCGGGTCCTGCTCCACAACAACCTCCCCGGGCTGGAGAGCCAGGGCGGCAAGGTGGACGCGCAGGCGCTGACCGGTCAGTGCCCGGAGTGCCAAGTCGACCTCGTCCGGGTCGACGGCGGCGACCGTCAGCACCCCCTCCACTACGACACCTGTGAGTCCTGCGGTGGCATCTTCCTGGAGTCGGAGTTCCAGGACGCCACCGACGTGAAGGTCGCCGTTCAGGAAATCATCGCGTTCTTCCGCCACTTCAGCGCGAAGAAGAAGCTGGCCGCCCTCTAG
- a CDS encoding ABC transporter substrate-binding protein has product MRRWGWVCVLAAMLAGCKEDKAPQAQDAGPVETGPASLTEKEPNERPDQALEVTRDSTVTAELTAQPNKADEDWYRLAPPAARVADVTVSGLPGGDITLEVYDRDRNRLAGINSEGEGKPERFPNLFVEGERWVRVVPARKGVGGAYTLEVKMRAPNDGEEREPNDRAVDSAPLPLGQTATAFLGHAGDEDWYRIELPEPAAPSGTPPGMGMEGEPTTPPPPTQEGTAPPAQGTAPREAAPSPTPEGTFAGGEPPPPAPAPEAQPTPPPEGEGAPGEVGGAAAAQAVQAQAQDAGPAALPPEPPSVALKIELSGVEGVRPELSVLSAAEAPLFTLRGKEAEALSLRNIGVRATDRVVYVVVKGSWVGTGKEARRTFNATTPYTLTVSQEEAGANAELEPNEELHKATPLTAGGYREGFLSPKGELDNFVLRTTEPVLAKVELSGVDRLDLVLSMVEPPQGDGEKETVLLRANEGAVKEPERLNNVACSGSCWFRVEGASRKVDGKWVKDFENAEQPYRITVTTVPDNGGEEREPNNTAERGQDLTPGKAVRGTVFPVKDTDFYRLDLSDRPVRTSIRASLLGILKVDVGLYLHRVQPDGKLSLVQTADRAKGDQPESIRYSAEPGVYVFEVRDAKNREANFQDAYQLTVEEGE; this is encoded by the coding sequence ATGCGACGTTGGGGGTGGGTCTGTGTGCTGGCGGCGATGCTGGCCGGCTGCAAGGAGGACAAGGCGCCGCAAGCGCAGGACGCGGGCCCGGTGGAGACGGGGCCGGCCTCCCTCACGGAGAAAGAGCCCAACGAGCGGCCGGACCAGGCGCTCGAAGTCACCCGCGACAGCACGGTGACGGCGGAGCTGACGGCGCAGCCGAACAAGGCGGACGAGGACTGGTACCGGCTGGCGCCCCCCGCCGCGCGCGTGGCGGACGTCACCGTGTCCGGGCTGCCCGGGGGCGACATCACCCTGGAGGTCTACGACCGCGACCGCAACCGGCTGGCGGGCATCAACAGCGAGGGCGAGGGCAAGCCGGAGCGCTTCCCCAACCTCTTCGTGGAGGGCGAGCGCTGGGTGCGCGTGGTGCCCGCGCGCAAGGGCGTGGGCGGCGCCTACACCCTCGAGGTGAAGATGCGGGCGCCCAACGACGGCGAGGAGCGCGAGCCCAATGACCGGGCCGTGGACTCGGCGCCGCTGCCGCTGGGCCAGACGGCGACGGCCTTCCTGGGCCATGCCGGGGACGAGGACTGGTACCGCATCGAGCTGCCCGAGCCGGCCGCGCCCTCGGGCACGCCTCCGGGCATGGGCATGGAGGGTGAGCCCACGACGCCCCCGCCCCCCACGCAGGAGGGCACCGCGCCGCCCGCGCAGGGAACGGCCCCGCGGGAGGCAGCCCCCTCCCCCACCCCGGAAGGCACCTTCGCCGGGGGCGAGCCGCCGCCGCCCGCGCCGGCTCCCGAGGCCCAGCCCACGCCGCCCCCCGAGGGCGAGGGCGCGCCGGGTGAGGTCGGTGGCGCGGCGGCCGCGCAGGCCGTGCAGGCCCAGGCCCAGGACGCGGGGCCAGCGGCGCTGCCGCCCGAGCCTCCGTCGGTGGCGTTGAAAATCGAGCTGTCGGGCGTGGAGGGCGTGCGGCCGGAGCTGTCCGTGCTGTCGGCGGCGGAGGCGCCGCTGTTCACCCTGCGGGGCAAGGAGGCCGAGGCGCTGTCGCTGCGCAACATCGGCGTGCGCGCCACGGACCGCGTCGTCTACGTGGTGGTGAAGGGCAGCTGGGTGGGCACGGGCAAGGAGGCCCGCCGCACCTTCAATGCCACCACGCCGTACACGCTCACCGTGTCGCAGGAGGAGGCGGGCGCCAACGCGGAGCTGGAGCCCAACGAAGAGCTCCACAAGGCCACGCCGCTGACGGCCGGCGGCTACCGCGAGGGCTTCCTGTCGCCCAAGGGTGAGCTGGACAACTTCGTGCTCCGCACGACGGAGCCGGTGCTGGCCAAGGTGGAGCTGTCCGGCGTGGACCGGCTGGACCTGGTGCTCTCCATGGTGGAGCCGCCCCAGGGCGACGGGGAGAAGGAGACGGTGCTCCTGCGCGCCAACGAGGGCGCGGTGAAGGAGCCCGAGCGCCTCAACAACGTGGCGTGCAGCGGCAGCTGCTGGTTCCGGGTGGAGGGCGCGTCACGCAAGGTGGACGGCAAGTGGGTGAAGGACTTCGAGAACGCGGAGCAGCCCTACCGCATCACCGTCACCACGGTGCCGGACAACGGCGGCGAGGAGCGCGAGCCCAACAACACCGCCGAGCGCGGGCAGGACCTGACGCCCGGCAAGGCGGTGCGCGGCACGGTGTTCCCGGTGAAGGACACGGACTTCTACCGGCTGGACCTGTCCGACAGGCCGGTGCGCACGTCCATCCGGGCCTCGCTGCTGGGCATCCTCAAGGTGGACGTGGGGCTGTACCTGCACCGGGTGCAGCCGGACGGGAAGCTGTCGCTCGTGCAGACGGCTGACCGTGCCAAGGGCGACCAGCCGGAGAGCATCCGCTACAGCGCCGAGCCGGGCGTCTACGTCTTCGAGGTCCGCGACGCGAAGAACCGCGAGGCCAACTTCCAGGACGCCTATCAACTCACCGTCGAAGAGGGGGAGTAG